In Lates calcarifer isolate ASB-BC8 linkage group LG4, TLL_Latcal_v3, whole genome shotgun sequence, a genomic segment contains:
- the LOC108883266 gene encoding macrophage mannose receptor 1 isoform X1 codes for MRNFRKMQTIKITWAAFVLLIQTLQCLASDDSSFELTNKATGFCLVNTHGFCTSVRWTTGDRLMVDFWNVYKCLGAQGKSVGSGVTLYDCDEKSELQKWECRNGTLLALKGQELYIEITTDNTAVLSRTTGPNNHLTIQGTSVGACTRTYREFYTIGGNAHGRTCMFPFLYKDKWYEDCTTFDSSTARPWCAVETKFEHELWGYCPTNSKEHWKKHITTGVYYQLNIQSALTWTEAEASCKQQSASLLSITDPHEQAYVSALLAAEGRGQGDKLWSGLAMDQEHGWQWSNGQPYRYLNWDSGHPLGKPGHSCGIIDGDVQYSWQSSTCTKKLGYICNSDGTVAPPTEAAETGFCSAPWIPYNGHCFHLNRTKKTWSDAQRACHMEGGDLVSIRNVEDQGFVISQLGYGSTDELWIGLNDRRTEKLFDWSDHSTVSFTSWAYGEPSLSADAEDCVLINGENGNWADRVCNEKHGFICMKTSASEPSGGEVDQNVGCKTGWKRHGSYCYFVGTATKTFDEAKEDCKSSDSYLADVSTGVDNAFLVSLVGLRPEKYFWIGLSNQRDIDQFVWTNTDTVRFTHWNTGMPGHNQGCVAMTTGILAGLWDVLPCTNREKYICKHQAEGAVLTPAPPTVSPPKCADGWTELGSRHYCYKFFQESSSKKRTWYEARDYCRAIGGDLLSIHSAVEQRMLPDRYGTAWIGLSAPDPVTGYVWSDRSPVNFQHWSSGEPNNQNNAESCAEFIGHKRDWSGSWNDEQCEKYNGWLCQIRAGKTPKPPPDPVKPNYNETSDGWLEWNGNQYYINTRRMAMEAARHFCKQKHGDLVTIDSDAESVFLWKQISKLYGSFWIGLTVDLDGSFSWMDGSQVVFQKWYEGQPDFKNYDENCVVMEQYTGFWHDYNCGFEHRSICKRNGSPPANTTVAPTVPPKGGCLPHWKKINSKCYSIINNQKLTWDGARKQCQGMGGNLASIPSRHVNAFLTSEMAAAPTTDLWIGLHSFHQGKFLWTDGRQRSYVNMDFKQMLLRGYRPMHFRRFREHFSFYDHLQEDKCVVINTNPLLGIGKWIPKSCNDTNGFICLRNVDPAFPDSPEPTVPTNYVKMVNDSIKVVTQPMTWNDAKKYCEHDSANLASLRNDWSQVYIELMALNLKAPLWIGLNKVQTNGYFRFIDGWQMRFTRWGRNEPSRDRPCVYVDNDGKWKTAYCNETMNSVCMKSTDVPPTESSLYPGICPEDPSSLSPNQNYFWQPFKGYCYIFFTEELRWSDAAASCARHGGSLASIEDPSEQEFIESNVGIYKDSHSSFWLGLYKSHKEEWLWLDRTVMDYTNWEEGEPDSETHGAITTSDGKWKTGTYWYRKPYICKTAKVLPPTPSPSVKVGISHHQRSYIIVAVVLTIAGITVVAMIALFLLNKSGRHLPIPDKLTTFDNPLFFSNEQSPPDVVDTGNSTGMNAEEENPEPVKTM; via the exons ATGAGAAATTTtagaaaaatgcaaacaattAAGATAACTTGGGCAGCCTTTGTGCTCCTCATCCAAACATTACAATGTTTGGCTTCAGATG ATTCATCATTTGAACTAACTAACAAGGCCACTGGTTTTTGTTTGGTTAATACACATGGTTTCTGCACTTCTGTTCGCTGGACAACTGGTGACCGACTTATGGTTGACTTCTGGAATGTGTACAAGTGCCTGGGAGCCCAGGGGAAGAGTGTGGGAAGTGGAGTGACCCTCTACGACTGTGACGAAAAGAGCGAACTCCAAAAGTGGGAATGCAGGAATGGAACGCTGCTCGCTCTCAAAGGCCAAGAGCTCTACATTGAAATCACTACAGATAACACGGCCGTTCTCTCCAGAACAACAGGGCCCAATAACCACCTCACAATTCAAGGGACGTCTGTTGGTGCTTGCACAAGAACATACAgag AATTTTACACCATCGGAGGAAATGCACACGGTCGAACCTGCATGTTTCCCTTCTTGTACAAAGACAAGTGGTACGAAGACTGCACTACGTTTGATTCCTCAACAGCGCGTCCATGGTGTGCAGTTGAAACAAAATTCGAACATGAACTCTGGGGCTACTGCCCAACTAACT CCAAAGAACACTGGAAGAAACACATCACAACAGGAGTATATTACCAACTCAACATACAATCAGCTCTGACTTGGACAGAGGCTGAAGCCAGCTGCAAACAGCAGAGCGCCTCACTGCTCAGCATCACCGATCCTCACGAGCAGGCTTATGTGTCAG cactaTTAGCAGCAGAGGGAAGGGGACAGGGGGACAAGCTTTGGTCTGGACTGGCCATGGATCAAGAACATGGCTGGCAGTGGTCTAACGGGCAGCCTTACCGTTATCTGAATTGGGACTCAG GACATCCACTTGGTAAACCTGGACACAGCTGTGGAATAATTGATGGTGATGTGCAGTACTCCTGGCAAAGTTCAACATGCACCAAGAAACTGGGCTACATCTGCAACAGTGACGGAACTGTGGCTCCTCCCACTGAAG CTGCTGAGACAGGATTTTGCTCAGCACCTTGGATTCCCTACAATGGCCACTGCTTCCACCTTAATCGCACCAAGAAAACATGGTCTGATGCTCAGAGAGCCTGCCACATGGAAGGAGGGGACCTAGTCAGCATCCGCAATGTGGAGGACCAGGGCTTTGTCATCTCTCAACTGGGATATG GATCCACTGATGAGCTTTGGATTGGTCTGAATgacaggaggacagagaagCTGTTTGATTGGAGTGACCACTCTACTGTCAGCTTCACTAGCTGGGCATATGGGGAACCATCTCTATCCGCTGATGCAGAAGACTGTGTTCTCATTAATGGAGAG AATGGGAACTGGGCTGACCGTGTATGTAACGAGAAACATGGCTTCATTTGTATGAAGACGAGCGCCTCTGAACCTTCTGGAGGAGAAGTGGATCAGAACGTAGGCTGCAAAACG GGTTGGAAAAGACATGGCTCATACTGCTACTTTGTGGGGACAGCGACAAAGACGTTTGATGAAGCTAAAGAGGACTGCAAGAGTTCAGACTCCTACTTGGCAGATGTTTCAACGGG GGTGGATAATGCATTCCTTGTCAGCCTGGTGGGCTTGAGGCCAGAGAAATACTTCTGGATCGGGCTCTCAAACCAGAGAGACATTGATCAGTTTGTGTGgaccaacacagacacagtgaggtTTACTCACTGGAACACTGGAATGCCAg GTCACAATCAGGGCTGCGTTGCCATGACAACGGGGATTTTGGCTGGCCTCTGGGATGTGTTGCCCTGCACCAATAGAGAGAAATACATCTGCAAACACCAGGCAGAGGGGGCAGTTTTAACCCCTGCCCCACCAACTGTTTCCCCTCCCAAATGTGCGGATGGCTGGACTGAACTGGGATCAAGACACTACTGCTATAAG TTCTTTCAAGAGTCATCCTCAAAGAAGAGGACCTGGTATGAGGCCAGAGATTACTGCAGGGCCATCGGAGGAGACCTCCTAAGCATCCACAGCGCAGTTGAGCAACGAATGCTACCAGATCG CTATGGGACAGCCTGGATTGGACTTAGTGCCCCTGACCCAGTCACTGGTTACGTATGGAGCGATAGATCCCCA GTAAATTTCCAACACTGGAGCAGTGGAGAGCCAAACAACCAAAATAATGCAGAATCTTGTGCTGAATTCATTGGCCATAAGAGGGACTGGAGCGGGTCTTGGAACGATGAACAATGTGAGAAATACAATGGATGGCTTTGTCAGATCCGTGCAG GAAAGACACCAAAGCCGCCTCCAGACCCTGTCAAACCTA ACTACAATGAGACCTCAGATGGGTGGCTGGAATGGAATGGAAATCAGTATTATATTAATACAAGACGGATGGCCATGGAAGCAGCTCGTCACTTCTGCAAACAGAAGCATGGTGACTTGGTGACTATCGACAGTGATGCTGAAAGTGTCTTTTTATGGAAACAG aTATCCAAACTTTATGGGTCTTTCTGGATAGGCCTGACTGTGGATCTTGATGGATCATTTTC GTGGATGGATGGTTCTCAAGTGGTGTTTCAAAAGTGGTATGAAGGTCAGCCTGATTTCAAGAATTATGATGAGAACTGTGTTGTCATGGAGCAATATACTG GGTTCTGgcatgattataactgtggcttCGAGCACCGGTCAATTTGTAAACGTAATGGCTCACCACCTGCCAACACCACTGTAGCACCAACAGTTCCCCCCAAAGGTGGCTGCCTACCACACTGGAAAAAAATTAACTCCAAG TGTTACTCCATCATAAACAACCAGAAATTAACATGGGATGGAGCAAGGAAACAATGCCAAGGAATGGGTGGAAACTTGGCTTCTATTCCTTCCAGACATGTGAAtg catttttgacATCTGAGATGGCTGCCGcgccaactacagacctatgGATTGGTTTGCATAGTTTCCATCAAGGTAAATTTTTATGGACTGATGGGCGACAAAGGTCATATGTCAACATGGATTTCAAG CAGATGCTTTTGCGAGGGTACAGGCCTATG CATTTCAGAAGGTTTCGAGAGCATTTTAGCTTCTACGATCATTTGCAAGAG GACAAATGTGTTGTGATCAACACCAATCCTCTCCTTGGTATTGGTAAATGGATACCTAAGTCCTGCAATGACACCAATGGATTTATCTGTCTTCGAAATGTTG ATCCAGCTTTCCCAGACTCCCCTGAACCAACAGTTCCTACCAACTATGTCAAAATGGTTAATGACTCCATCAAGGTTGTTACTCAGCCAATGACCTGGAATGATGCCAAGAAGTACTGTGAACATGATAGTGCCAACCTGGCTAGCCTGCGAAATGACTGGTCACAGGTCTACATTGAGCTGATGGCTTTGAATCTCAAAGCTCCTCTGTGGATTGGACTGAACAAAGTGCAG ACCAATGGCTACTTCAGATTTATTGATGGATGGCAAATGAGATTTACGCGCTGGGGTCGAAATGAACCAAGCAGAGACCGACCTTGTGTCTACGTAGATAATGATGGAAAATGGAAGACTGCTTACTGCAACGAGACCATGAACAGTGTTTGTATGAAGTCTACAG ATGTGCCACCGACAGAGTCAAGTCTTTATCCAGGAATTTGCCCTGAAGACCCAAGTTCATTGAGCCCAAATCAGAATTATTTCTGGCAACCATTTAAGGGTTATTGCtacatatttttcacagaggaaCTACGGTGGTCAGATGCAGCTGCTAGCTGTGCACGACATG GTGGGTCATTAGCCAGCATTGAAGATCCCTCTGAGCAGGAATTCATTGAAAGTAATGTGGGAATATATAAAGACAGCCACTCTTCTTTCTGGCTCGGCTTGTATAAAAGTCACAAAG AGGAGTGGTTGTGGTTGGACAGAACAGTCATGGACTACACTAACTGGGAGGAAGGTGAACCTGATTCTGAGACCCATGGAGCAATTACTACATCAGATGGAAAATGGAAGACAGGCACATATTGGTATCGTAAACCCTACATCTGCAAAACAGCCAAAG TATTACCAccaacaccatcaccatcagTCA AAGTTGGGATTAGTCATCATCAACGTAGCTACATAATTGTGGCAGTTGTGCTGACCATCGCTGGGATCACCGTGGTGGCAATGATTGCCCTCTTTCTCCTCAACAAGTCTGGTCGGCACTTACCCATCCCTGACAAATTAACCACCTTTGACAACCCACTCTTCTTCAGCAATGAGCAGTCCCCCCCTGATGTGGTTGACACAGGTAATTCCACTGGTATgaatgcagaggaagagaaccCTGAGCCTGTTAAGACTATGTGA
- the LOC108883266 gene encoding macrophage mannose receptor 1 isoform X2 has translation MRNFRKMQTIKITWAAFVLLIQTLQCLASDDSSFELTNKATGFCLVNTHGFCTSVRWTTGDRLMVDFWNVYKCLGAQGKSVGSGVTLYDCDEKSELQKWECRNGTLLALKGQELYIEITTDNTAVLSRTTGPNNHLTIQGTSVGACTRTYREFYTIGGNAHGRTCMFPFLYKDKWYEDCTTFDSSTARPWCAVETKFEHELWGYCPTNSKEHWKKHITTGVYYQLNIQSALTWTEAEASCKQQSASLLSITDPHEQAYVSALLAAEGRGQGDKLWSGLAMDQEHGWQWSNGQPYRYLNWDSGHPLGKPGHSCGIIDGDVQYSWQSSTCTKKLGYICNSDGTVAPPTEAAETGFCSAPWIPYNGHCFHLNRTKKTWSDAQRACHMEGGDLVSIRNVEDQGFVISQLGYGSTDELWIGLNDRRTEKLFDWSDHSTVSFTSWAYGEPSLSADAEDCVLINGENGNWADRVCNEKHGFICMKTSASEPSGGEVDQNVGCKTGWKRHGSYCYFVGTATKTFDEAKEDCKSSDSYLADVSTGVDNAFLVSLVGLRPEKYFWIGLSNQRDIDQFVWTNTDTVRFTHWNTGMPGHNQGCVAMTTGILAGLWDVLPCTNREKYICKHQAEGAVLTPAPPTVSPPKCADGWTELGSRHYCYKFFQESSSKKRTWYEARDYCRAIGGDLLSIHSAVEQRMLPDRYGTAWIGLSAPDPVTGYVWSDRSPVNFQHWSSGEPNNQNNAESCAEFIGHKRDWSGSWNDEQCEKYNGWLCQIRAGKTPKPPPDPVKPNYNETSDGWLEWNGNQYYINTRRMAMEAARHFCKQKHGDLVTIDSDAESVFLWKQISKLYGSFWIGLTVDLDGSFSWMDGSQVVFQKWYEGQPDFKNYDENCVVMEQYTGFWHDYNCGFEHRSICKRNGSPPANTTVAPTVPPKGGCLPHWKKINSKCYSIINNQKLTWDGARKQCQGMGGNLASIPSRHVNAFLTSEMAAAPTTDLWIGLHSFHQGKFLWTDGRQRSYVNMDFKMLLRGYRPMHFRRFREHFSFYDHLQEDKCVVINTNPLLGIGKWIPKSCNDTNGFICLRNVDPAFPDSPEPTVPTNYVKMVNDSIKVVTQPMTWNDAKKYCEHDSANLASLRNDWSQVYIELMALNLKAPLWIGLNKVQTNGYFRFIDGWQMRFTRWGRNEPSRDRPCVYVDNDGKWKTAYCNETMNSVCMKSTDVPPTESSLYPGICPEDPSSLSPNQNYFWQPFKGYCYIFFTEELRWSDAAASCARHGGSLASIEDPSEQEFIESNVGIYKDSHSSFWLGLYKSHKEEWLWLDRTVMDYTNWEEGEPDSETHGAITTSDGKWKTGTYWYRKPYICKTAKVLPPTPSPSVKVGISHHQRSYIIVAVVLTIAGITVVAMIALFLLNKSGRHLPIPDKLTTFDNPLFFSNEQSPPDVVDTGNSTGMNAEEENPEPVKTM, from the exons ATGAGAAATTTtagaaaaatgcaaacaattAAGATAACTTGGGCAGCCTTTGTGCTCCTCATCCAAACATTACAATGTTTGGCTTCAGATG ATTCATCATTTGAACTAACTAACAAGGCCACTGGTTTTTGTTTGGTTAATACACATGGTTTCTGCACTTCTGTTCGCTGGACAACTGGTGACCGACTTATGGTTGACTTCTGGAATGTGTACAAGTGCCTGGGAGCCCAGGGGAAGAGTGTGGGAAGTGGAGTGACCCTCTACGACTGTGACGAAAAGAGCGAACTCCAAAAGTGGGAATGCAGGAATGGAACGCTGCTCGCTCTCAAAGGCCAAGAGCTCTACATTGAAATCACTACAGATAACACGGCCGTTCTCTCCAGAACAACAGGGCCCAATAACCACCTCACAATTCAAGGGACGTCTGTTGGTGCTTGCACAAGAACATACAgag AATTTTACACCATCGGAGGAAATGCACACGGTCGAACCTGCATGTTTCCCTTCTTGTACAAAGACAAGTGGTACGAAGACTGCACTACGTTTGATTCCTCAACAGCGCGTCCATGGTGTGCAGTTGAAACAAAATTCGAACATGAACTCTGGGGCTACTGCCCAACTAACT CCAAAGAACACTGGAAGAAACACATCACAACAGGAGTATATTACCAACTCAACATACAATCAGCTCTGACTTGGACAGAGGCTGAAGCCAGCTGCAAACAGCAGAGCGCCTCACTGCTCAGCATCACCGATCCTCACGAGCAGGCTTATGTGTCAG cactaTTAGCAGCAGAGGGAAGGGGACAGGGGGACAAGCTTTGGTCTGGACTGGCCATGGATCAAGAACATGGCTGGCAGTGGTCTAACGGGCAGCCTTACCGTTATCTGAATTGGGACTCAG GACATCCACTTGGTAAACCTGGACACAGCTGTGGAATAATTGATGGTGATGTGCAGTACTCCTGGCAAAGTTCAACATGCACCAAGAAACTGGGCTACATCTGCAACAGTGACGGAACTGTGGCTCCTCCCACTGAAG CTGCTGAGACAGGATTTTGCTCAGCACCTTGGATTCCCTACAATGGCCACTGCTTCCACCTTAATCGCACCAAGAAAACATGGTCTGATGCTCAGAGAGCCTGCCACATGGAAGGAGGGGACCTAGTCAGCATCCGCAATGTGGAGGACCAGGGCTTTGTCATCTCTCAACTGGGATATG GATCCACTGATGAGCTTTGGATTGGTCTGAATgacaggaggacagagaagCTGTTTGATTGGAGTGACCACTCTACTGTCAGCTTCACTAGCTGGGCATATGGGGAACCATCTCTATCCGCTGATGCAGAAGACTGTGTTCTCATTAATGGAGAG AATGGGAACTGGGCTGACCGTGTATGTAACGAGAAACATGGCTTCATTTGTATGAAGACGAGCGCCTCTGAACCTTCTGGAGGAGAAGTGGATCAGAACGTAGGCTGCAAAACG GGTTGGAAAAGACATGGCTCATACTGCTACTTTGTGGGGACAGCGACAAAGACGTTTGATGAAGCTAAAGAGGACTGCAAGAGTTCAGACTCCTACTTGGCAGATGTTTCAACGGG GGTGGATAATGCATTCCTTGTCAGCCTGGTGGGCTTGAGGCCAGAGAAATACTTCTGGATCGGGCTCTCAAACCAGAGAGACATTGATCAGTTTGTGTGgaccaacacagacacagtgaggtTTACTCACTGGAACACTGGAATGCCAg GTCACAATCAGGGCTGCGTTGCCATGACAACGGGGATTTTGGCTGGCCTCTGGGATGTGTTGCCCTGCACCAATAGAGAGAAATACATCTGCAAACACCAGGCAGAGGGGGCAGTTTTAACCCCTGCCCCACCAACTGTTTCCCCTCCCAAATGTGCGGATGGCTGGACTGAACTGGGATCAAGACACTACTGCTATAAG TTCTTTCAAGAGTCATCCTCAAAGAAGAGGACCTGGTATGAGGCCAGAGATTACTGCAGGGCCATCGGAGGAGACCTCCTAAGCATCCACAGCGCAGTTGAGCAACGAATGCTACCAGATCG CTATGGGACAGCCTGGATTGGACTTAGTGCCCCTGACCCAGTCACTGGTTACGTATGGAGCGATAGATCCCCA GTAAATTTCCAACACTGGAGCAGTGGAGAGCCAAACAACCAAAATAATGCAGAATCTTGTGCTGAATTCATTGGCCATAAGAGGGACTGGAGCGGGTCTTGGAACGATGAACAATGTGAGAAATACAATGGATGGCTTTGTCAGATCCGTGCAG GAAAGACACCAAAGCCGCCTCCAGACCCTGTCAAACCTA ACTACAATGAGACCTCAGATGGGTGGCTGGAATGGAATGGAAATCAGTATTATATTAATACAAGACGGATGGCCATGGAAGCAGCTCGTCACTTCTGCAAACAGAAGCATGGTGACTTGGTGACTATCGACAGTGATGCTGAAAGTGTCTTTTTATGGAAACAG aTATCCAAACTTTATGGGTCTTTCTGGATAGGCCTGACTGTGGATCTTGATGGATCATTTTC GTGGATGGATGGTTCTCAAGTGGTGTTTCAAAAGTGGTATGAAGGTCAGCCTGATTTCAAGAATTATGATGAGAACTGTGTTGTCATGGAGCAATATACTG GGTTCTGgcatgattataactgtggcttCGAGCACCGGTCAATTTGTAAACGTAATGGCTCACCACCTGCCAACACCACTGTAGCACCAACAGTTCCCCCCAAAGGTGGCTGCCTACCACACTGGAAAAAAATTAACTCCAAG TGTTACTCCATCATAAACAACCAGAAATTAACATGGGATGGAGCAAGGAAACAATGCCAAGGAATGGGTGGAAACTTGGCTTCTATTCCTTCCAGACATGTGAAtg catttttgacATCTGAGATGGCTGCCGcgccaactacagacctatgGATTGGTTTGCATAGTTTCCATCAAGGTAAATTTTTATGGACTGATGGGCGACAAAGGTCATATGTCAACATGGATTTCAAG ATGCTTTTGCGAGGGTACAGGCCTATG CATTTCAGAAGGTTTCGAGAGCATTTTAGCTTCTACGATCATTTGCAAGAG GACAAATGTGTTGTGATCAACACCAATCCTCTCCTTGGTATTGGTAAATGGATACCTAAGTCCTGCAATGACACCAATGGATTTATCTGTCTTCGAAATGTTG ATCCAGCTTTCCCAGACTCCCCTGAACCAACAGTTCCTACCAACTATGTCAAAATGGTTAATGACTCCATCAAGGTTGTTACTCAGCCAATGACCTGGAATGATGCCAAGAAGTACTGTGAACATGATAGTGCCAACCTGGCTAGCCTGCGAAATGACTGGTCACAGGTCTACATTGAGCTGATGGCTTTGAATCTCAAAGCTCCTCTGTGGATTGGACTGAACAAAGTGCAG ACCAATGGCTACTTCAGATTTATTGATGGATGGCAAATGAGATTTACGCGCTGGGGTCGAAATGAACCAAGCAGAGACCGACCTTGTGTCTACGTAGATAATGATGGAAAATGGAAGACTGCTTACTGCAACGAGACCATGAACAGTGTTTGTATGAAGTCTACAG ATGTGCCACCGACAGAGTCAAGTCTTTATCCAGGAATTTGCCCTGAAGACCCAAGTTCATTGAGCCCAAATCAGAATTATTTCTGGCAACCATTTAAGGGTTATTGCtacatatttttcacagaggaaCTACGGTGGTCAGATGCAGCTGCTAGCTGTGCACGACATG GTGGGTCATTAGCCAGCATTGAAGATCCCTCTGAGCAGGAATTCATTGAAAGTAATGTGGGAATATATAAAGACAGCCACTCTTCTTTCTGGCTCGGCTTGTATAAAAGTCACAAAG AGGAGTGGTTGTGGTTGGACAGAACAGTCATGGACTACACTAACTGGGAGGAAGGTGAACCTGATTCTGAGACCCATGGAGCAATTACTACATCAGATGGAAAATGGAAGACAGGCACATATTGGTATCGTAAACCCTACATCTGCAAAACAGCCAAAG TATTACCAccaacaccatcaccatcagTCA AAGTTGGGATTAGTCATCATCAACGTAGCTACATAATTGTGGCAGTTGTGCTGACCATCGCTGGGATCACCGTGGTGGCAATGATTGCCCTCTTTCTCCTCAACAAGTCTGGTCGGCACTTACCCATCCCTGACAAATTAACCACCTTTGACAACCCACTCTTCTTCAGCAATGAGCAGTCCCCCCCTGATGTGGTTGACACAGGTAATTCCACTGGTATgaatgcagaggaagagaaccCTGAGCCTGTTAAGACTATGTGA